Within the Naumovozyma castellii chromosome 1, complete genome genome, the region tctgattttgaagaggAGACTTATCTCTCTAGACCTGGAGATGTATTTTTGGCGTTCGTTGATACACCAGTGAAGGAAGAGGATGAGCTCACTATCGAGGATACGTTTATTGGAGGTCAGCCAATATGGTTACATCCAGATTCTGTGCCTTCACCAGAGATTTTACGTTGTGGTGCGTGCAAAAAGTCAGATAACATGAAGCTGCTTTTGCAAGCCTTTTCACCTCTTGATTATGACCAAGTTGAAGCTATTCAAGAGAGATACAACCTTAAAAACATGAATTATATCAATGCAAATGATGACAGAGTACTCTACATCTTTATTTGTACAAAATGTCAAAGAAGAGGGAACTCAATTCGTTGCATCAGAGGtgttaagaaaaataaatccGACCATAGTGAGATACTTTCAGATAAAATGGCGTCCATTTCTATGGGTAAAGACTTCCAGATAAATCCCTTCGATTTATCTAAAGGCGAAGACCAGAATCCCTTTGGATCTAACCCCTTCCAAAATTCCACCTCAAGTAATCCTTTTGAAGTCAAAAAGGGCCCTAATGAAACTCCGAAAACTGTACCTTCTGAAATGTCTACAAAGGCATTAAGGAAGTTACATGATTCTCaaaaagataaagaatACGATACCACAAAGTCCTTTAggaattatttattgtatGTTGAGGAAGAGACGTTC harbors:
- the TSR4 gene encoding small subunit rRNA maturation protein TSR4 (ancestral locus Anc_1.365), with the protein product MSKSEENLTSDFEEETYLSRPGDVFLAFVDTPVKEEDELTIEDTFIGGQPIWLHPDSVPSPEILRCGACKKSDNMKLLLQAFSPLDYDQVEAIQERYNLKNMNYINANDDRVLYIFICTKCQRRGNSIRCIRGVKKNKSDHSEILSDKMASISMGKDFQINPFDLSKGEDQNPFGSNPFQNSTSSNPFEVKKGPNETPKTVPSEMSTKALRKLHDSQKDKEYDTTKSFRNYLLYVEEETFKNKPDHLKLPKNLKIDKEALDLTGENETDLEKNPVKLDPRTEKLAKFLDDEVFQKFEEIVGYNPQQVLRYDLGGKPLFYAESKIDIERTVPNPGFNPSSKRVFEMQLMPKMILDLEETASLTDGMEWGTILVFTDVENYIPTFDDHDVGYVEECVKVQWESRT